GAGCGTGTGCTTGCTAGTCTCAGGTATGCGCGCCAGCTCTTTTTCCACTTTCGCAGGATCGTCCAGAATCACCGCGTTGCGCAGCGCACGGGCGATGATGTTGATGTTGTCATTTATGTCGTGGACAAGCACCGTCTTCGGCCAGTTGTCGTGGGTTATCGCCTCGACCTTGCCGGTGATAAAGGAGAGCCTCTCAATGGTGAACCCGCTGAGGGCAATCATGATCAACAGGATCGTTCCGAAAGCCAAACCTAGCCGCATTCCAATCTTCATCTTATCTTTCTCCTTTTCCAACTGACTTTCGAGAAACAGCCGGTAGTGATGATTTCGGCCGTTCCCCTTTTAACCTGAGACGCCAGAGGATTATATTTCACCAACACTTCAGCTCTTTCACAGGTAGGAGAGGAGCGGGGGCCGAGCGCTGTGCCAGCACGGGTGCTACCATTTAAGGAAGTGAGCCCATGCATCCACGACGGAGCCATCAGCAGGTCCCACCTGCCCCACGGCTCCATTTCAGATAGAGAAGGAGAGTTGATAATGCCAAAAGCCCAAGCATACGCCGTCATGAATCCGAAGGAGCCGCTGGTACCCTTTGCGGTGGAGCGCCGTGAACCGGGGGCGCATGAGGTTCTCATCGATATCCTTTTCTGCGGCATCTGCCATTCAGACATCCACCAGGCGCGCGACGAGTGGGGAGGCTCGACCTTTCCGATGGTGCCGGGACACGAGATCGTCGGCAAGGTGGCAAAGACAGGGGACGCGGTCGGCAGATGGAAGACCGGCGACACCGTCGGCGTCGGCTGCTTCATCGACTCCTGCCGCGAGTGCGAGTCGTGCCGCGAGGGAGAGGAGCAGTTTTGCGAGGTGGGGATGAACCCGACCTACAACGGCTTCGAGCGCGACGGAAAGACGCCCACTTACGGCGGCTACTCCACCTGCATGACGGTGGACGAGAACTATCTTCTGCGGATTCCGGAGGGGATGCAGCTGGAGCGGGTGGCACCTCTTCTTTGCGCCGGGGTCACTACATATTCACCGCTCAGGCGATTTGTCTCCCCCGGCGACCAAGTCGCAATAGTCGGCCTGGGGGGGCTCGGACACAT
The DNA window shown above is from Geomonas sp. RF6 and carries:
- a CDS encoding NAD(P)-dependent alcohol dehydrogenase — encoded protein: MPKAQAYAVMNPKEPLVPFAVERREPGAHEVLIDILFCGICHSDIHQARDEWGGSTFPMVPGHEIVGKVAKTGDAVGRWKTGDTVGVGCFIDSCRECESCREGEEQFCEVGMNPTYNGFERDGKTPTYGGYSTCMTVDENYLLRIPEGMQLERVAPLLCAGVTTYSPLRRFVSPGDQVAIVGLGGLGHMGVKIAKAMGATVTVLSHSEHKREAALALGADDFIATGAEGAFRENAKRFHFILDTVSAQHDYNLYLELLKRGGTMVLVGIPDPVPLSAVPLVMQRRQLAGSLIGGLRETQEMLDFCAQHNVAADVEVIPIEKVNEAYDRVMKSDVRYRFVIDIASLREKSA